In the genome of Candidatus Poribacteria bacterium, the window CCTGCGGATAAAAAGAGGTATGATCGACTTAGTAAGTACACGCGCCGCGTGTGTATAACCTCAATTTCTTTGTGTATTTTACTCACATTTACCACAGGAGGTACTTTCATGTCAGCAAACGATACAAAGTCCAAAATAACGAAAGTTATACCCCCTCGAACTGACACTCACAAAGGAGGCATTGTTAGTAGACCTATAGTGCCCGTAGCCCCAGAACCTAATACTATAGATGAAGGGGTTGTTACTCAACCTATAGTACCAGAGATAAGTAACCCTGATACTACACCTCCACCAGAGCAGCCAACAGAACAACCAGCCCCAAATCCTAATCCTCAACCGGAAGCACCGAAGCCAGAACCGCCTCCAGCAGATAAATCAACAGAATAGGTAGTTTCAAGGAAGAAAAAACCGCGATACCTCAATAGATGTCGCGGTTTTTTCTTGACTATAGCGATGAAAATGCTATACTATTTACTGTGAAAATGAATTTAACCGATCCCAAAACGACTTGTTGCGAAAAACTTTAGAAATGCTGATGAAAGCCCAAGGCGTGAAAAAGTTCCAATAAATATCGAGAGAATTCCAGATGGATCACTCATTGCTACCGAAATTTTCTAAAATTAAAACTACTCATTGCGAAAATCAAAGGAAAAGGTAAACATGGCTGCAGACATAAAAGCAATGGTTGAAAAAATTAGCAAACTGACCGTTCTGGAACTTTGTAAACTGATTAAAGCCTTAAAGGATAAATTTGGACTTAGGACATCAGGCATAGTTAGAGGGAATACCAACGAAGTTACAGAGGTAGAAGCAGTCGTGGAAGAGTCTGAGGATGCCAAACCTGAAAAGGAATCAAAACGAGCCCCTATTGAAGTGCCTACGGAAAATGTCCCCGTTGATGGACCTGTTGACGAACCTAAAGACGAAAAAGAATCAGAACCAGTTCCTGACCCTTCGTCTGCTGAAGTGCCTGACGCGGGAGAAGATCCTGCTGATAAGATTGAAGATGAGTCAGAAAATAAAAAGGAATCAGAACCAGTTCCTGACCCTTCGTCTGCTGAAGTACCTAACGCGTCAGATGAGCCTGAGGATAAGCCTAATGATGAGAAAAAGGTAGAGACAGATCAGAAAGAAACTATCAAAGTGAAACCAGGGTTCAATCCTGACCTCACCAACTACGATTCCAATTGGACTCCGACTAACCCGAAATCAAACAACTCATCGTCTCCACCACCTCCTATGCCTAAAGGTGAAGACTATGATTTGGTGTATGCGTGGAGATATTCTGATAATAAAAAGTTCGCTAAAATCGGTGAAAGTACAAAGCACTTGTTGCATACTCGGATGCCTGTAACGTATTATCCTACAGGTGATCCGGTATTGATTGGTATCCGAAAGTGTAAGCATAAAGCACACGCCATAGCCGTTCAGAACTATATCCTAGACGGACTAGGACGGACGCTCCCTCGTCGTGAATGGGTAAAAATTGACGAGGTGTTTAATGAGATGATTGATAAGTCATTTATATCGGATCCTGATGAACTGAAGAGAATATTTGGCAGAAATATGAAAACAGAGAAAATCGTATAACGAAAATTCTCAAGCCCAAAACTACTTATTGCGAAAATATTTAGCGAATCGTTAAACAAAGGTCAGAATTAAATTGTGCCAATATGACAGGGCAAGTGAGGATATTAGCCTGTAGTTATTTCTGTAGACAAATTATCAATAATCAGCGCAGACTCCACACTTACATAAACAATCCGTTCAATCGCCGCAACGAGATCGCGGGGATCTGCAAACCAGCCATTGGGGTCGTTGACGATACCGCTGTCTTTGTCCGTTGTGATTTTGTAGCGGTCAATAAACCACTCCAAAGGGGTTCTGCCGTTGACGACATACCGGTGCGCTGCTTCTGGGATGCCAGATAGACGAACATGCTCATTGATGACGAGGGTTGTCTTGGTCTCTTTATCGGTGAAACGCATTGCTTTTTCGGTCAACCGAAAATGGATCGGTTGCGGTTCGCCTTGATGGGAGAAGATGCATTCCAAGGGGTATTGTTCGCAGGTTTCGTAATTGAGATGGAGTTCTGCAAGGGCAACGCCTGCTTCTGCAAAGGCGTGAAAATCTGGGGCATAAGGGATGCGCGGTATCATTTTGGATAAATCATTTGCGAACTGTTCTCGATAACTCGGGGCGTGTAGAACCCCATAGACGTAATCGAAGATGTCGTCTTTGGTGATAACATCATCGCGATAATGTTCACGGAAGGCGTGCAGTGCGGTGTTAGAGATATTGTCAATACGATCAGGTGCCTCGTCAATACCGTCAAATGTACCTGTTGCGTCTGATGTATCTACAGGTTTCGGGTATTGGTAGCGTGGGAAACACTGTGAGGCATTATTGAACCCGAGATCTGGCATCGTGTCGGTTATAAGGGCAGAAAACGGCTTTTTGCTGCCGAGTCCGGGGACACATATCACATGATTTTCGCTGGAATTGTCAGGAAAAATTCGATCCAGCTGATATTTCATCTGCACAAATGTATAGTCGGCATAACAGTTCGTTGCTACAAACGGCCGATACGCGACTTTTCGGATATAGCCGCTTTCAAATCGAGGCATTTTCCTTCTGCGTAGATTGTTTTCAAGTTCACGATCCCACTTAATACCTGAGGTATGCCGGCGAACTACTTCCTCCACTGTGATTATAGGATTATTCTCTCGCTCTTGTAGAGCATTGAGATAACCCTCCGTCATTCGCTCCGCATTCTCAGTACAGGTATCACGCGAAAAGTTATAGATGTATGTGTCTTTACCTGTTGCTAATCCTCTTGAGTACAACCCAAATATCGCGTTGTCTGCTTTGCCTGCCCTCGCCTCCATTGATCCCATCGGGTAGAATTTTTGGAAAACCTTACTGCGTTGTCCTATCCAGTCGTGGTATTCATTAGGGATGATTATTTGCCAATCGCTGAAACCTTTCATGGATATTGCTTCGTGCAGTGTATCCAATTTCTCCTCGCGTGTGAGATAGTCGCCAATATCGCGATATTGAATTTTACACCCCTTGTGTGTCGCATTTGGGTTCTTAACGAGAATTGTAATAGCGACAGGGGCGCGGGAACCGCTCCCAAACACCTTTCCGCCCTCACGACGTGACACCTCTCCTTGAGTACGTTGATTTCCTCTCAGGTTCAGGACATGGATTGAACTGAACTCCTCTGCTAAACATGCCCGGACTCCTGAATCAACGTTCCCGTCAATCCATGAACCGTTGGTGACAAATGCAATGATTCCCTGTTTTTCAATTCTGTCGGATGCCCATCGGATTGCCATCTTGTAGGTGTCATAGAGACTATTTTTGTTTGTCACCGTAGAGTATTCAGTGTAAGTTTTACTGATGTGTTCTTCAAGCTCAGGATACTCTACATTCGGATTGTCGTCCGCTGCACTTCGTTGTCCTGCAGACCATGGCGGATTACCGACGATAACGCCGATAGGAAGCTGCTGTTGACGCTCGGCGCGCTCGTTGTTATCAGGTAGCCAGTCTCTTGGGAAAAGGGTTCTGTTTTTGTTTAGGTTGAACGTATCGGTTAAGACGATGCCGTTGAAGGGCTCGTAGGTACTGTCTTGTCCGCGCTGTCCTCGGAAGGCTTCCTCAATATTGACAGCGGCAATGTAGTAGGCGAGGAGGACGATCTCGTTGGCGTGGAGTTCGGCGCGGTATTTGCGTTCGCGGTCATCAGGTTTAATAAGTCCGGATTGAATAAGACGTGCAAGGAAAATACCGGCACCGGTGAACGGATCCAGAATATGAACGCCTTCATCGCTAAGGCTTTTTCCGAATTCGTCTTGTAAAACTTCGTTTGCACTATGCAAGATAAAGTCCACGACTTCAACGGGGGTATAGACGATACCGAGGCGTTCCGCGTCCTTTTTCAGTGCGGTGGCAAAGAATTTCTCGTAGAGTTCTAACAAGACGCGTTGTCTGCCTTCACTATTGTCAATACCACGGGCGCGTATTCGGACGCTTTCGTAGAACTTCTCCAAATCCCGCGTCTCGTCCTCAAGACCGAATTCCGCAAAATCGTTGCGGAGTCTGTCAAGGGCAATTGCGACAGGGTTGCCGGAAGCGAAGTCGTAATTCTCGAAGAGTGCTTCAAAGACCGGACGGGTCAAGATATGCTGCGCCATCATATCAATGGCATTGCTCCGCGTGATTGCGTCGTTTATAGCACTTTTCAATTCCGAATGGAAATCGTCAAACCATTCACGGAGTGCATCGTTTTCGGGGGTGTCCAGTAGGCTCTCAATGCGTCCGACGACCCGAAGGAAAATATCGGCGACATCCTTTGCCCAGCTCTCCCAGTATTTTCGGTCTCCGCACTTTTCCACGATTTTAGCGAATATCGCATCGGGTGGGAGATCCATGGGTAGAAAGAGTTGTTGACCGTTTGCAGCATAAGATCCGATACCCTCCCCGTCCTCGTTGAGTCCTGTAAAGATAATCCGATCGGGTGTTGCGGTGTTCAGGTCGATTCTGTTGATTTCGGCGTTGAGTCTGTCGTCGTGAGAACGGAGGGCGCGGAGGACATTCCACACGGAAGCAAAACGTTCATTATCATTGAGAATATCGGCGGGGTCGGCACCTGAGGGGATTGCAACTGGGAGGACGATATAGCCGTACTGCTTGCCTTCCGCTTTCCGCATGACGCGGCCGACTGCCTGAACGATGTCAACGTGTGAGTTGCGCGGACTCATGAAAAGCACGGCATCGAGTGCTGGCACATCAATCCCTTCCGAGAGGCAGCGTGCATTGGAGAGGATACGACACACACCGTTAGAAGTGCCCTTCAACCATTCAATCCGTTTCTTTCGCTGGAGTGCGTTTGTCTTCCCATCCACGTGATCGGTTTCGCATGTGAAATCAGCGGGCCGTTGGTCTTCCGGCATGCGTTCAATCGCACTTTCAATAACGCCGTTCCAGTGATGCACAAGATTCTTTGAGGCGGCGATGGTATTCGTGAATGCGATGGCGCGGGTCAACGGTTTTATCTCTGGATCGTCAGCGGATTTCCTTTCAGGATTTTGGAGGGCACGCCAGCAGCCGACAATCTTTGTGGCATCGTTGATGTTGATTTCTTTTCCACCGGCGGTGCGATAGGTCTGTAGTGCCGCGTCCGTGCTCTGTTCCGACATAGCGAGTACGACAACCTTGTAGTCAGAAAGCAGGTCTTGCTCGACGGCTCTGGAGAAGGGGAGTCGATGGAATTCGGGTCCGTAGGTTTCGGGATCGTCCATAGAGAAGACTTCGATGTCGTGGCGTGCTGCTTTTGCCTTCGCGCCTTCCGTATAGAGTCGTGCGGTAGCCGTCATATAGAGACGTTTCTTGGCACGGACACGATCGGCATTGTGGACGAGAACGAAGGGTGATGTTTTGTCTCCGTTGTCTTCAATACCGGTGGTTCTGTGTGCTTCATCACACAGAATGAGATCAAACGGGGGCGCGCCTGCGTCTTGTGCTGCCTCGACAATCGGGAGAGAGTGGTAGGTGCAGAAAACGACCTTCATATTGTTAGCGTCGGTTTTCTGGAGTGCTTTGGAGATGTCGGCGGGGTCAGTGGTAACAGGAATTTCGAGTTCCAAAATAGATGCGTCTTCAGCGGTTTTACCTGCTTTTGTATCCGAGCAGATACCGATATAGCGGTGTGGCACACTTTG includes:
- a CDS encoding DEAD/DEAH box helicase family protein, translating into MSETTQTYLALGTETEKTDNGFYTALNYIRENANTHYGKGKLFERLIRTYFLEDPFYQKRFSEVYLWSEWAALRPEFDGVDIGIDLVAAERDGGYCAIQCKCYAETTRISKKDLDTFISASAREPFTSRMFVDTAHDWSANLHRTLDGLQPPCQRISAADLASRPVAWPDLSIQEAEQLDYQQETFSLREHQREAFNDVINGFKESDRGKLIMACGTGKTFAALRIAEYLAGVGGRVLYLVPSIGLFAQAMREWSEQQSVPHRYIGICSDTKAGKTAEDASILELEIPVTTDPADISKALQKTDANNMKVVFCTYHSLPIVEAAQDAGAPPFDLILCDEAHRTTGIEDNGDKTSPFVLVHNADRVRAKKRLYMTATARLYTEGAKAKAARHDIEVFSMDDPETYGPEFHRLPFSRAVEQDLLSDYKVVVLAMSEQSTDAALQTYRTAGGKEININDATKIVGCWRALQNPERKSADDPEIKPLTRAIAFTNTIAASKNLVHHWNGVIESAIERMPEDQRPADFTCETDHVDGKTNALQRKKRIEWLKGTSNGVCRILSNARCLSEGIDVPALDAVLFMSPRNSHVDIVQAVGRVMRKAEGKQYGYIVLPVAIPSGADPADILNDNERFASVWNVLRALRSHDDRLNAEINRIDLNTATPDRIIFTGLNEDGEGIGSYAANGQQLFLPMDLPPDAIFAKIVEKCGDRKYWESWAKDVADIFLRVVGRIESLLDTPENDALREWFDDFHSELKSAINDAITRSNAIDMMAQHILTRPVFEALFENYDFASGNPVAIALDRLRNDFAEFGLEDETRDLEKFYESVRIRARGIDNSEGRQRVLLELYEKFFATALKKDAERLGIVYTPVEVVDFILHSANEVLQDEFGKSLSDEGVHILDPFTGAGIFLARLIQSGLIKPDDRERKYRAELHANEIVLLAYYIAAVNIEEAFRGQRGQDSTYEPFNGIVLTDTFNLNKNRTLFPRDWLPDNNERAERQQQLPIGVIVGNPPWSAGQRSAADDNPNVEYPELEEHISKTYTEYSTVTNKNSLYDTYKMAIRWASDRIEKQGIIAFVTNGSWIDGNVDSGVRACLAEEFSSIHVLNLRGNQRTQGEVSRREGGKVFGSGSRAPVAITILVKNPNATHKGCKIQYRDIGDYLTREEKLDTLHEAISMKGFSDWQIIIPNEYHDWIGQRSKVFQKFYPMGSMEARAGKADNAIFGLYSRGLATGKDTYIYNFSRDTCTENAERMTEGYLNALQERENNPIITVEEVVRRHTSGIKWDRELENNLRRRKMPRFESGYIRKVAYRPFVATNCYADYTFVQMKYQLDRIFPDNSSENHVICVPGLGSKKPFSALITDTMPDLGFNNASQCFPRYQYPKPVDTSDATGTFDGIDEAPDRIDNISNTALHAFREHYRDDVITKDDIFDYVYGVLHAPSYREQFANDLSKMIPRIPYAPDFHAFAEAGVALAELHLNYETCEQYPLECIFSHQGEPQPIHFRLTEKAMRFTDKETKTTLVINEHVRLSGIPEAAHRYVVNGRTPLEWFIDRYKITTDKDSGIVNDPNGWFADPRDLVAAIERIVYVSVESALIIDNLSTEITTG